The following are encoded together in the Lactuca sativa cultivar Salinas chromosome 1, Lsat_Salinas_v11, whole genome shotgun sequence genome:
- the LOC111907861 gene encoding protein MKS1 yields MDSPDFPTGKSPRSLQGPRPAPLRVHKDSHKIRKPPVAPQSHHQQPQHQLNQQQQHRPPVIIYTVSPKVIHTNPNEFMTLVQRLTGPSASSPVGSSFSAFQDDGGAVSPAARFASIEKAAKSPDGRKVTQNGDLGTVEGLEMGYFPGILSPAPGSLPPIPPNFFSPLTNDFFHDLSPVINSNRNFNYMEGNNWMPSPTNLLSSHIISPTTPNLDLFHSLFDL; encoded by the coding sequence atggactcgccgGATTTCCCCACCGGCAAATCTCCCCGATCACTCCAAGGTCCCCGTCCGGCTCCTCTTCGAGTCCACAAAGATTCCCACAAGATCAGAAAACCGCCGGTGGCTCCACAGTCACACCACCAACAACCGCAACACCAACTCAACCAGCAGCAGCAACACCGGCCACCGGTCATCATCTACACAGTTTCCCCTAAGGTAATCCACACAAACCCGAATGAATTCATGACTTTAGTCCAGCGTTTGACCGGCCCATCTGCTTCATCCCCTGTCGGCTCATCTTTCTCCGCTTTTCAAGACGACGGCGGGGCTGTGTCGCCGGCGGCCAGATTCGCATCTATAGAAAAAGCTGCGAAGTCACCGGATGGAAGAAAAGTAACACAGAACGGTGATTTAGGGACGGTGGAAGGACTGGAGATGGGGTATTTCCCCGGAATATTGTCGCCGGCGCCGGGATCATTACCACCGATCCCACCGAATTTTTTCTCACCATTAACAAACGATTTTTTTCATGATTTAAGCCCTGTTATAAATAGCAATAGAAATTTTAATTATATGGAGGGCAACAATTGGATGCCAAGCCCTACAAATCTTCTATCTTCACATATAATTTCACCCACCACTCCAAACTTGGATCTTTTCCATAGCTTATTTGACTTGTAA